The sequence aaCAAACACTCATATTTATAGgcaagttttaaatttttaggcaAGATTTCATGTAAATAGGTGGAATAGGTGATTTGATTCAACTTGACTATACATATGAATGCTCAGAACCGTGAATAACTCAAGTGCATGAGAATCATGAAGCCTGTGTCTTGTCTTTGATTAAgcctaatttaaaaatcaagtaTCTACATCTGAGACAAAGCAATTCCAATGAATTTGTACTGACTTAaacctattattataaaatcttcaaGTCTCAATTATGGCAGTATATTTGACATTCAAAAGTGACCAACTTGTATCTTTAGACCATTacatatgattaaatatattttattaaatacattggaATGGaagaaaatgtatgtaatttatttacatcaaatagttatttattggaACAAAGATTTggcattatttttgttttattcttattatgacataaataaattattataaaaatacttaattataaacaaaacttttaatgcaaataaaatcttaaataagtTTGCATtcagttttaatgttttatagttatttatatcttagtattttttttctattaattaagtCACTGCTGGCTggatttaacaatattaaatttcaggtctcacatataattttttaccaCCAAATATTATcgcattcgtttattttttatgaatataagatTATACAGATTAGGGAATTAAGATGAGATAAAGAATGGTTTGACTAGTTCAATGTGTTtgtgatttagatttttttcccATGTTTGTTATAAAAGTGTAAAAGGGTTGTCTACATAAGTAGAACCAAGAACAGATAGTCCTAATGTAACTAAGCTTGCTGAGAAGATATAACATAGTATTAACTTACATACTCCAACTATAATATGTAGTATGAATGTTTGCgggacatataaataaattaatatatttcgatGTTGTAGCAACTCCATGTTAATTCTTTATGCAagctttacaatttttttcagcTTTAAAGAGATCTTTTATTCGAGTTcgaattttttttcgaaatttaagATCCTAGGTGACATCAAATCGTATATCTGTgctcaaatttcataataatttaatcagctcattattaaataatattaccttcACATGCTATGCATTTATACTTTGGTTAACTATATGGGGCATTAATAatacagattaataaaataagctgaaaggaatttaaactttaaaaataaatttatgttatacaCCTTATACACTAACaccatttaattaatacattcatgaatttaatttaaagattccttacttaatttagtttcttatgatttttttttatgattacagATATCATGACAACTTTTcggttcttaatttaaatgtcactTGTATTTATACTATGATATATGTTATAAAGAGAAAAATACACCATCAAAACACTACATTTACCTTAGAGAAGATGAATATGGAACGACTTGAGCGTACATGAGAACTTTATAGGATAgtcataaatgtaaatgtttagaAAACACTAATTGACTACACATAACTTCTTACGGACACCTATCAgattgttttcaatatattgaaataaaagttcGATTAATACTAATAGAAGGATATGCAACATTTACTTAATGTAACATTAGCTATCTTATGAGAGTActtattaaaagcatttttatttttaatgagaataTTTGACTTGTGCTACCTACATTCAGCTTACAATATTTAAgctaatttatttgattacatttgCATTTGGAAGATTAATATAGTATGGAAGTTTAGACTGGATATTacataatttctaattaaatgaaaaattaacacTAGGCCTGTATGAAATTTTGTTGTGatgttaaaaaaattctaattattctaattttgtataattatatcaaatatgcCTGGTCCATTtacaaaacgaaaaaataacacAGCCTTTTAGCCTTTGTTATGTTtctaatagttaataaaaattataaagatattggactataccttttttataaatttaaagtaactgGTTTATTTAACATAGTTCTGAAGAAAATACTTctaaattaatctataatatagatgacaaattaatatatactactTAAATAACCGAGAAATTTCAATTACTCAAACGTAATCTATTTGGTTTTAGGTAAatgcattttaatttcaaagtttcTTATCTAAATATGAGAAATCACAGATAATACTGAactgacaataaataaatacatacagttTATAAGTAAATTCAAATAAGCTATCATTGTTTCTGTATGAAATAGCTTTGTCTCTTTAATTGtctatataatgatatatacttCCCGGCAGCTGAAGTTCGCGGGACCACATACTGTTTACAGAAGAGTTTAGGGTCGCGTGCTCTCTCTGACAATTCCCCACAATCAAGTGCTCGTAAAAATGCCAGTACAAAGGTAAAACAGTTGTGTCGCTCCTCATTATACCTGTCCGCCTCCCATAATGATCTCTGGCTCACCTGAAAATTAATATCacagatatattattactattgtcATAATCAAAgtgtaagtaaaaaaattatgttttcataGAAAAACAGCCCATAAAGTCTCACTGCCTGGCTGAGGGCTCCTCTGCTTTTTGAGATGTAGATTCAGAGCTTATTCTACCATGCTGCTTTAATAAGGGATACTCGTGGCAGATTCTCACTCAGATGTTTTTCTTCGCCACCAATCAtgaaacgaattataaacatgtCAAAATTTAGTTCTATTTGCCATGTTTAAACTCGGAATCAATTGTTAAGATTCAAGATTTTAACAACCAGGCCTTCACagttttttgcataaaatatttattataacttacaatatcataaaataactaacataatatttaataaacagaaataaaataaattacctttaaTAAGACACTATCCCAGATCTCATTCCACAGTTCATCAAACTGTTCTAACAAAAGACATTGATCCCAGTCTACACTTGTTTCACATTCACTCCACTTTTTAGTTACAGGGTCAACGGCACGGATGCCCTCTTCGCTGAACTCCACTACATACCCTTGAGAGTTAGTGACCCCTATATGCAAATCTTTGGAATTATAATAGTCACTGAAACACAATGGACATATTGTATTCTTATCTAAAAGGGATGTGAGTCATTTTCAAGGAATTGTCTGAGCAATATTGCTTTAATTCACATAAAATAAGGAAACTTACTTGAGGAAATCCCCATGAGTGGGTTTCATGACGATTGCTCGTGGATGCTGAGAGGCTTTCACGAAAGGATATGGTACTCTGTAAAAAATAGGGTGCTTAGCAACCAACTTTATTTCGTCAGATGTAATTAAAtcgcatataataaaattctacataCCTAAATGGCAAGAGATTATAGTCGTATCTATCTAGTTTCTGTTGACAAACAGGGCAATTTTCGGGTATTATGGTACAAAAAACTTTGTGTTCACAATGGTGGAAACAAAGAATGCCTGGATCCATTTTTAGAAGGTTTTATTTAGTAACGTAAATTAAACTAACACTTTTAAAGTTTAATCCTAATTGTAGAATTGTCACTAAGTtattcagtaaaataaaatttaataataagccgCAATATATGACTGACTAAGCAAAATTCTAATTGGAATCTAGATCTATTGTTCCACCGTCAAGCTCCTTCCACATCTTGAAGGCCTTCATAGTGACGTTCGAAAATCGTGTACGTCAAAAATCAAAGagtcgtttatttattaaattaatacatacaacataatagttacaaaattatattacaatacttaagcataaagattaaatatgattcaattttttttaaggttgaATTTAAATCCAAATGCTTAACTTACTTCACTGAAAACATCGTGGTGAAGTTTTGGAACGCACTTTATTGTATAATGTCAGTTTCTAACAGATGACTGAATTTTTATTGGTTATTCATAACATAACTTTTCGTCATTGGTTGGAATatcaaatatagaaaaaaagcggcaattttgaaaaaaatataattattaaatgcttttattttcttttaataataaaattatattaagaattagctataaattaaaataattttcgcgCCATTATGAATtaggaccgtaagtttaggtggccctgggctaacactacttagggacccacctaagacatatctgaacgtggacttgaatgaaattaattgaatgggtttgattaattgcaggactcgcagggctgcaaaaaatacgatctgtttaacttaataaactttcgcattatcgtcaatttttgactttgacttgacttagctgtgCTGCCCTTGAATCCACGGTGCCCTgtgctgaagcccaaaaagccatgtggtagatccggccctggctATAGGGTGcttgaatttctttttaaagAAGTCCTTTCGTTACAAGTCTGTATTTGAAGATACCCATGATGTCATAATGAACATATAGTGACAATTCATTCGCAATTTTTAGTCCAGttagtatttgtttttgttagttGTGAGCATCATtgtcatcattatcattattaccCTATATTAATACTATCTTAAATTAAtgctatatcaataaaaaaaaatattgcattacgTATATTTCGAGACGGCAACTTAATTGCAACCGCCGTTGAGTGTGACTAAGTTTGAcggttaataaatatacttacatatgtattttaatctcaatttgaaaataaaatgtaaatatcacAGCAATTttctatcaaatttaattattaggagCATAACATAAAATGTCATGTCAATAATAATGGCATCATTGACCGCGAGTATTGTGTTCACGGTTGCTATAGCGATATAGGTTTGATAAACCACACCTATATAGGCCTATTTAAAGTCTTTTAAGTATTATACGGACATACTTttctgtgtttatttaaataaaacagttttaaatttataatagaacaTTTCATTGCTTagttgttttcaaatattaaataaatggtgaagtttcattatacatatgtataagaaATAAGCAAAAGTTAACgtgaaaagttttaattatatcttaataaaaactaactttTTAGAAAGACGTTTTTAGTGAGTCTTTTTATAGTGACCGTAGTTAAATAGTAACAAATTTTACTAATACATTGCTCATTTaaataagtaggttaaaataaatatatattgcactTAAAGTAATGATGCTAACCATGCAGCCTAGCAACCtatcgtaaattattttaagaaaatgtataaaGATAGGCACGAAAGACAATTACAATTTCTATGTTGGATTCTTGTTGCGATACCAGTGGTGTCAGCCGGCATCGCTTGCCTTGCCAATCCTTGCCTGCACGGCATTTGCATTGATGACATAAACaggtaaaaaatttttttttttttaagtatgtacATTATACCGgacatgatattttattttatatatattaagaatttttttatttatgtcattggttggcggacgagcatatgggccacctgatggtaagtggtcaccaccgcccacagacaaaggcgctgtaagaaatattaaccattccttacatcacctatgcgccaccaacctcgggaactaagatgttatgtcccttgtgcctgtgattacactggctcactcacccttctagtcggaacacaacaatacagagtactgttatgtggcggtagaatatctgatgagttggtatggttggttggtacctacccagacgggcttgcacgaagccctaccaccaagtaaaccacCAACTTTACGCATTTATATtgggttatattatatttatatataataaatgaattaagcGTATActtatagctttaaatttattaagaagataattaattaattaattaaacgtacTGCGTAGGTACAGCAGTTTAGAGCTATACTGTCTTTTCATGTCACCGAAGAACATTAAATTGTATCCTGTTTCATATTCTTAATCGAaaaagtatatgtattatttatgtacagtTTCACAGCCTAGGAGCTCGCACCCCtcaatgaaaatatgttttataaatttattattattataaaaaccttttaattgtttttaaaaattggctataaaaattgttttttttttaaggacagatatttttaaaaataaatattttagtttcttcATTAGTTTATTAggatatttaatatcttaaaccTGTATCGGACGTAAATATGTTTTCGTATTATTTAAGCACGTTTGCCTGTTATTGCATCGATGGATACACCGGGGTGCAATGTCAAACGAACTGGGACGAGTGTTGGTCGAACCCATGCCAGAACGGTGGCGTGTGCATTGACGGTGTCGCTACTTACAATTGTTCTTGTCCAGACGGATTTATAggtatcttaattttaaatggtcTAAAGTCGTGCTTTCcttgccttttttatatttctacctCAAAGGTCGACATTAGTATTTCCCCTGGTTCTCAAATTAATGTCCATAGGCACTAATCACTTAAAATCAGGCGTCACATAATCCTGTTTCTATtgcaacttttaaaaaatatccttgTGTAATTTTTGATGTGCTGGCATGTTTTTcgctatttattttagaaaaataatgaaagcCCAAAAGTTAACTTGGTATCTGCTTAGATGCTTTACATATTGTagaagaaaacaaaattattaacaatttatattagaaagaaatattatagttttattttaaatctacataCTTTTATTATCATCCCCGTTAAAAAGGCAGAAGTTATGTTTAGAACTAATTATAACTAATTCTTAAGTAAGACGATTCAAATGTTATTGAAATCTCACTAGCAATTGTCTTATCATGTCAATATATATACGATCTATGGTTATAAGTATGttgatttaacaaaaattttgaAGTTCAAGCACGCATTTTATATTAGGAATTAGGACCATTTTCTGGATACAGTAGGTTTAGGAATTGTTGATAATTTGACctctgttttaaatttataggagATAATTGTGAAACCAACTTCAACGAGTGCGAATCCAACCCTTGCCGAAACAACGGCACATGTATCGACATGACAAACGAATATATCTGTCATTGTATACCCGGCTTCTCTGGAGAGCATTGTGAGTTGGACGTTGCCGTTTGTAACTCCACTGAAGAGGAGAGGTGTTATAATGGCGGAGAATGTATAGAAGGACTtggctttaaattttattgcaaatgttcagcaggtaattattttaaacgattaGATCATTAATCGGTCTGACCCTCGCACACAAATACCCACACATTTACAACACATACAAATGAAGCACACACGAAAACTCATAtttagacacgcggtagcgtgtcagccaagtattCATTGTATTTCAGGCAGACATAAGTAtgtacattttcttttaaattattttgtcaaaataatttggatctaaattttatttaactttttaggTTGGGCAGGTACAAAATGTGAGGAGCAAATTGACGAATGCCAATCTGATCCGTGTAAAAATGGTGGGATTTGTATTGACGTGCACGCTGATTATATGTGTGCATGTGCTTACGGTAAATAATTAGACTGGTATTTAAAgtgatttgtgttttatttagtttcaataatataaatgcttgaaattatttttaggttttaCAGGCAAAGATTGTGAAGTTCAAATTGAGTTTTGCGACGAAGACTCTTGCAGTAATAATGCTTTATGCGTGGTGGAAGATGGCGTCCGAATTTGTTATTGCGTTCCTGACTATCACGGCGAAAGATGCGAACTGCAATATGACGAGTGTCTCCTAGGGCCGAGGTGATTATGTGTTTTTCTCATAACTAATTAGAtagaataataatgatttaaaatttgtaacagGAATTAAATTGATACTATTGATTAGCTTATtttagcttattttttatttgttaagtgGGGCTGATTTTTTCGATATTACctgttttgataaatttatttatgtgttttatttttaaattctaggTGCATGAATGGAGGCACATGTATCGACGGTGTTGATAACTTTACATGCTCATGTCCACCGAGGCTCACTGGAGCTTTATGCGAATGTTTTATACTTGATGATGAGAGTTACGATTGTGAGTACGTGAGCCCAACTTTATATCCGGTTTATAATGGAACTATTGTTTTTTCAACAACATATTCAGAGTCCACAACTACAGGTAGTATAACGacaattgattttactaaatacaACATGAGTACAGACACTGGTACTTCTGAAGTTATCCCGGAAACTTCTACCTTCAAGACTTCCAGTGATCCACTAACTGTTATTACTTCTGTTGCTATAACCACCGAAAAGTCATCGACAAATACAGAAATAAGCACTACaacaaatatatctaaaatcGATGAACCAAATATAACTACGATGGTAACAGATACATCAATATTAACAGAATCAACAACAATAAAGACTGATAGAACAACAGAAACCATAACTTCATTAATAACACAAGGAACATTAGAAagtgacaataataaaattgaaaccacAACAGAATGTATTGactcttgtataaaatataacgtatCCACAATAAACTTACCGCCTGAATTAACAACTGTTTCGTCGACTGAAACAAGTTCATCGTCTATAACAGCTAAACAACCAACTCAAGTAACATTGGCAAATGAAGAAACATCGACAACTAAAACAACTGAAAATGCAACGGAAACAGAAACGATGTCAATTACAGAACCGACAACAAAGCTAGAGATAGATACTATTACCACAAGCCCTCAACTTGATTCACACACTGACAAAATGTTTACCGATACGCCCATAGACTTTACAGATTACACATCTACTGCTTATTCGACTGAAACAATGGAATCGAGTACTGAACAAGATACTACACAATCATACCCAAGTCACTCAGAATGTACAgattttctttgtaataatCATGGAACTTGCATTAACGGACTACATGGTATTAGAGtacgtatgattttttttttataattttgttagtttCCTTGATCTATCAAGTGATTTCAGTTCCAACGTTATTCTCGACAAGATTTAACGCACTTTAGCGTAGTTTGCAGATCTCGAGGTACTGGGATTATGGATGAtggatgtaattttattttgtttcttcttAAGAATTCTTCGATACTAAAGATTGCCGACCGTCACATTAAGAGAGTGATTGGGAAGCGTTGGCTAGTCGCTAATAAGATTTTCCACTATATCAGAAAACGATCATGAGGATATCAACATTTCCATTTGTGCATAACTAAATTTCTCTAATTTTTAGTGTCACTGTCTTTTTAATTATGGCGGGAGATTTTGCGAAGaagaaattatcataaaatcagCTGCATTCGATGGAAATTCATTTATATCTCATCAAGTCAGAAACTCTACTTCAATAGCAATACAATTTAATGCAAAAACTCTAATAACCGATGGACAAATAATGCACGTGGATATAGTCAAAGGGTCATATATGAAACTTTTTATGAACTTTGGTTTATTAAAGTTTGAGTTTTCTTGTGGTTACCAGACAATGCTTTTAAGTGAACTAAAAACTTACGTCAATAAAGGATATCTTATGAAAATTGAAACGAGgtacatttcaaatatatatttgaaaagttCCAAATATTGCTTAAACTACCAATAcactaataattttgaaaattacaggttggatttgtatttaaaagaaaaccacTGCAACGGTACTCTTCGTCTTAACGATACTGTGGCTATGAGCGGAGGACAAGTCGCTAGCTTAACGTCTCtcgataaaaatactattttattcttTGGAAATGTTCCATACACCAATCACTCTGACAACAAACCATTTGTTGGGTGCATAAAGGACTTGATTGTAACTATctctaaaatatatcattacaaacaaataaaattttatctgtaGCTACAATATAGTACACTTGGAAAATAATAGTAAACCCTaaaatctgttattttttaaatatttttctatactaagtaataaaaattataaaattactttgattCTGAGGAATTATATTTCAGGTAAATGGTGAAAAACGTGATATATTTAGAGACGCTTTCGACGCGGCTGCAGTTACAGAGTGTTCATCTTTATCCTGTTTATCTTCACCGTGTCTGAACGGAGGCACGTGTAGTGATCGAGGTGATAGCTATGCTTGTTCCTGCGCTAATGGGTATGTTGAAAAGTATTGATCTGATCTACAATCAAAGCTGTATTTCTATGGATTGTATATTGGATTTCTATGTATACCTATACATATTCTACTAGATAGTACTTGGTGACCGCAttgtgcaagtctgtctggTTAGGTGCTACccattcattagatattcttccgccaaacagtaataatatGGTATTcttttgaaggctgagtgagccagaataactacaggcacaagggatataatatcataGTGCCCAAGGATGGTAGCGCACTggcgatggttaatatttcttacggcaccgATGTGTAATCTATAGGTAATGGTTaccacttacgatcaggtggcTGATTCACCAATCCGCCTACTtttaccataaatatatttatttcccaGAACGAATTACGTGTGCCATTCTCTATttgatcataataatataataattactgtttACAGGTGGATAGGAAACCATTGCAACCAATCTGTATGCGACCACAATCCCTGTCAGTCTGGAGGCAGCTGCATTCCTCATCCAGGAAGCGGATTCTTGTGTCTATGTCCTTACGGCAAACATGGCATATTTTGCGAGTATAGTAAGTGATCTTGATATTGAGTAAAAGTATAAACGGTCATATGAAATATCGCAAAAGCTTTACTTTGATCGTTTAgaagtaatgtttttattttagaattaacaGGATTAATTACTTTGTGCATAGTAAAAATGAAcacatattgtaattaattaaatatataatgataattcttcaaaataaacattatatcggTCCTTTAAAGATTTAGGCCACAATTGTTGGTTTGAATTTATGTTGGACCTTTTTATGGCAGCCTGTAAATGCCCCTCTGCTGGGCAAAGGGATCTTCTCTTGAAAagaaatttataacttttaaatttttattcaaataaagtatttcattCTGCGGTAGTACATATACGAATATAGGacaggtaaatattattttcttgtttatagATGTTGAAATAACTCGTCCGTCATTATCACCTATATCAACTGGACTTTCTACGTACGTGATGTACCCTCTGTCTTCTGCTGCTATAAATTCAGATCGCTTCGATTTGCGCCTGCGCTTTCAAACAGCGGATATGGATCAGATCGCTCTATTGGCGTATGTTGGACAGAGTGGACGACATGATTCCAAAAGTCAACATATAGCTTTGACATTCGTGAAGGGCTATATTATGTTAACTTGGAATATGGGAAGTGGTAAGCATCACGAACAAGTAAGCATCAAAAACTCGAAGTTCGTGtcgttgagtttttttttaaattatttgtcctACATATAGACAAACAGatgggccacctcatggtaactggccaccatagacattggaaaTATAACAAATAGTAACCCCCCTACACCGTCAGTGTACCACCAACATTGCGTAAAAAGATGCTTTGTCCCTAATGCAATTTTGtgacactagctcactcaccctttacaACGGAAGgcaaaaattttaagttttggCGTTAAAATGTATTGAGAGTGGGCTTGTAGGGAAGTCCGATGGACTTCTGAGTTAATGATTTTAGACCGCAACGATTTCAGAGCAAATTGATAAGCCAGAACGTTTTCGTTGCCTGGCTTTTACCAGTATATAGACCAATAACGTAGAGCTCCCGCCAGGTCCGCGGCGCCTGTTCACGTCGCGCGCGCTAggggcgcggcgcggcggccACGTGGTGCGTGTGTGGCGGCGCGGCCGCAGCGCTGGCCTCGTCGTCGACGGCCGGTTCAACGTCACCGGGAACGCGCCCGCCGGCCGCTCCAATATGACACTCCTGCCTTACATCTATATTGGTAAAGTTATTGGCTGAATCTGTTATCGGCGGTGTGGAGTCGACagcgtataaaatataatcgcaaattttaattattattattttcttcatttattattttttgcaatagAATATTGTATAAAACGAACTGATAATGCAAATGTCGAATAAACACTACACTAACATAAATACTACTTTCAACCGATTATGTACTTGGTAATTTCATACTTCTATTTAaggaaaaatctaaatatattttattcaagaaggtTTTTGGAACCACTTTTGAATGTTCAGCTTACAGAACTCTTTTAAACGTAAGGTTACCACCGGTTTGGAGTGACTCTACCAAAAAGAACTGGCTAGAAACTCCTACTAAGTTTCTGGCCAGTTCTTCAACCTATATTTGTCCAATTCCTCGTGTAATATTCTCTCTTAAGCTAAAgctttgtatgattttttttgaaaagataatgataatattgaaaaataaaaaaaaaattgtaggcggtcacccatccaaggATTTCCGCGATCTGCCCCATGATATCCCGCTGCACAGCGGCTGGCGCGGCTGCGTGTGGGAGGTAGCGGGGCAAGCGGTAGGCGCGGGTGCCGTGGGGGGGCGAGGCGTAGGACAGTGTGGGGTCGCGCAGTGCACTGCCAAGTCCTGCAATGCTCCACGAGGAGTGTGTATACACTCGCCAGCTACTTATGGGTAGCTACCCTGCTAACTATTTAATGTTacctagtaaataatatttcagctAATCTGGATATAATCTTACTTTGATCAAaaatatctcctctttggttaagaattccaaattcaaatttataaattcatttagaaaacagttattcatttgttttattctcattaaattttttttctcgGGCTTCGCTTATTACCGCacaatggaaaacatgaaaagtaataataaatattaaccatttagaTTGATCACCTAGGTCAAAGGCATCAAAAAGGTCTTTTGAGAATTCGAATGCTGTCAAacgttgattattatttattttatcaaagtatcaagagtaatttttttaatcaaatctaATTACAGATGTATATGTAACGAAGGTTGGTTCGGTGCGACGTGT comes from Vanessa atalanta chromosome 3, ilVanAtal1.2, whole genome shotgun sequence and encodes:
- the LOC125076969 gene encoding MKRN2 opposite strand protein, whose protein sequence is MDPGILCFHHCEHKVFCTIIPENCPVCQQKLDRYDYNLLPFRVPYPFVKASQHPRAIVMKPTHGDFLNDYYNSKDLHIGVTNSQGYVVEFSEEGIRAVDPVTKKWSECETSVDWDQCLLLEQFDELWNEIWDSVLLKVSQRSLWEADRYNEERHNCFTFVLAFLRALDCGELSERARDPKLFCKQYVVPRTSAAGKYISLYRQLKRQSYFIQKQ
- the LOC125076918 gene encoding protein eyes shut; this translates as MYKDRHERQLQFLCWILVAIPVVSAGIACLANPCLHGICIDDINSTFACYCIDGYTGVQCQTNWDECWSNPCQNGGVCIDGVATYNCSCPDGFIGDNCETNFNECESNPCRNNGTCIDMTNEYICHCIPGFSGEHCELDVAVCNSTEEERCYNGGECIEGLGFKFYCKCSAGWAGTKCEEQIDECQSDPCKNGGICIDVHADYMCACAYGFTGKDCEVQIEFCDEDSCSNNALCVVEDGVRICYCVPDYHGERCELQYDECLLGPRCMNGGTCIDGVDNFTCSCPPRLTGALCECFILDDESYDCEYVSPTLYPVYNGTIVFSTTYSESTTTGSITTIDFTKYNMSTDTGTSEVIPETSTFKTSSDPLTVITSVAITTEKSSTNTEISTTTNISKIDEPNITTMCHCLFNYGGRFCEEEIIIKSAAFDGNSFISHQVRNSTSIAIQFNAKTLITDGQIMHVDIVKGSYMKLFMNFGLLKFEFSCGYQTMLLSELKTYVNKGYLMKIETSYNIVNGEKRDIFRDAFDAAAVTECSSLSCLSSPCLNGGTCSDRGDSYACSCANGWIGNHCNQSVCDHNPCQSGGSCIPHPGSGFLCLCPYGKHGIFCEYNVEITRPSLSPISTGLSTYVMYPLSSAAINSDRFDLRLRFQTADMDQIALLAYVGQSGRHDSKSQHIALTFVKGYIMLTWNMGSGPRRLFTSRALGARRGGHVVRVWRRGRSAGLVVDGRFNVTGNAPAGRSNMTLLPYIYIGGHPSKDFRDLPHDIPLHSGWRGCVWEVAGQAVGAGAVGGRGVGQCGVAQCTAKCICNEGWFGATCAAVHSPCDSSRSQCKGACVITIDDAQCDCPYGRTGINCDQDLVPIDMLFTGTRSYLTLHPRSISSVSLSLEAEIKPMKERGLVIFVKTPHFYTALSLQGGLLEYRWTDHLSGLTSLVRSGVVVSMSQWHNVKAGRYGNRLYVWVDGALSTEPMLAHAYPHTASDASIVIGGAKDLSTLPFDVMSGPPESYSGCLRNFQVNNILLPLEKQNIQDINVTIPQFDGEALLSVSRAPSARSGQRLSSAASTPSRVSLNFTTAEPNGLLLWINMGNDYLGLGLENGYIKLTWSLNCNNSSKQQNTRDYLAIPPKLISSLVQAGFMANGEWHTIVLIFKKHITVTVDQKSYIEEQCYNDLDNEDTDLYIGGIVNEDIEAKKMFPFNFRGCIDKISTKEGTILTNYTEVYTENIQSCQLFPTA